The Cyanobium sp. Tous-M-B4 DNA window CGACCGTCTCGCTTAGGGAAGCGGCAGTGCGATTGCCTTCGCCTTGGAGCAGGGCTGTCAGGAGCCGCTCCCGGCCGGCCACGCCCAGCACCTCATCCACCTCTTCACCCAGCACCACCCACCACTCGGCGTTGTTTGCCAGCAGGTCTTCGCGCAACTGCTCCAGGCTGGTCGCCCCATCGAGGGTGGGAGCCGCCACCCGGGGTGTCATCAGATCCCGGGCGGTGAGATCGTTTAGCTGGAACACCTTGGCGATCATGGCCGCTTCATCGGCCTCGATTTGGCCCTTCTGGGAGCCCAGCCGGGCCAGTAGACGGATCTCTTCTTCGTCGGTGCTGATTTCGTTTTCGGCTGTGATCGCCGGCAGCAGGCGCTCCAGCAGCAGCACTAGGGGCAGCATCAGGCTGGTCAGGATTGCTAGGGCCGGGGCGCTGGCCAGGGCCACCGGCAGGGCCAGGCGGCTGCCGAGGGCCTTGGGCAGGATTTCTCCAAGCAGGATCACCAGCACGGTGAGACCCACGGAAAACAGGGGCATGGCGATCCCCTCGATGCCCTCTCGTTTGAAAACGATGGCGGCGTAGCCGCCCAGCATCAGGCTGCCAAAAATATTGAAGCCGTTGTTGGCGATCACCAGCACCGACAGGGTGCGGCCCAGCCGCTGGCGCAGCTTCTCGAGGCGCTGCGCTCCGCGCACGGGCTTGCTGCGGGCGGCAAGTTCGTGTACCCGCACCGGGTTCACGGTGAGCAGGGCAGCCTCAACTCCAGAGCACAGGGCCGAACCTGCGATCACCAGCACCACAAGCAGCGCCAGGGTGAGCAGGTCGTTCATTCCGCCATTTCGCCGCTCGCCATCTACCTATTAAATCGGCTCCGCCAGCGTCTGTCCCGCTGCCTGCTCCAAACTGGACTTATGCAGGGCCCGCCGGCCGCTTTTTTATGTTCGATCCGTCGACCTTCGCCCAGCGGCGTCAGCGCTTCTTCGCTCAGCTCGGGGAAGCTGCTGCCGTGATTCCGGCGGCAACGCTGGTGACCCATCATGCCGATTGCGAGTGGCCCTTCCGCCAAAACAGCGACTTTTGGTATCTCACTGGTTTTGATGAACCCGAGGCGGTGGCCCTGTTTTTGCCCCACCGGCCCGAGGGTGAGCGCTACGTGCTGTTTG harbors:
- a CDS encoding CNNM domain-containing protein, translated to MNDLLTLALLVVLVIAGSALCSGVEAALLTVNPVRVHELAARSKPVRGAQRLEKLRQRLGRTLSVLVIANNGFNIFGSLMLGGYAAIVFKREGIEGIAMPLFSVGLTVLVILLGEILPKALGSRLALPVALASAPALAILTSLMLPLVLLLERLLPAITAENEISTDEEEIRLLARLGSQKGQIEADEAAMIAKVFQLNDLTARDLMTPRVAAPTLDGATSLEQLREDLLANNAEWWVVLGEEVDEVLGVAGRERLLTALLQGEGNRTAASLSETVDYVPEMIRADRLLTGFRRNSSGVRVVVDEFGGFVGVIGAEAVLAVLAGWWRRPQPAGEGMRP